A genomic segment from Arcobacter acticola encodes:
- a CDS encoding transposase, with protein sequence METILPKISSSLSKIWTKVLNLENSLFPALKEELRLDELSNKEQKLIKILDFAQIEKNITVVSLTNTPKDREEIARAFIAKSVYNLQTTRDLIDRLHIDRTLRVLCGWRYTNDIPSESKFSRVFKELSDLNIAQKTHEQFVKEYLSQKTFFYNATDATKIPLREKAVKKEKVKKVKRKAGRPKKGEAREAIKPKILEQQKEMQTVEEMLCLVSTECGVGIKQNSKGNKEVWIGGKLHISAVDGDIPIIAFYSGANVHDSSVSLPLIQETSKRVNYLYDLQDAGYDADIIREFSTALGHRPIIDINPKNSKELKVKIEVQKDEQKKFEMLSLVQSSDTHHYNQRSMVERVNKYLKEDFGCNTIYYQGATKVASVLAFGILSVCIHQSLKLVT encoded by the coding sequence AGGTTTTAAATCTTGAAAACTCACTTTTTCCTGCTTTAAAAGAGGAACTTAGATTAGATGAGTTATCAAATAAAGAGCAAAAACTTATCAAGATATTAGATTTTGCACAAATTGAGAAAAATATTACAGTAGTATCTCTCACAAATACTCCAAAGGATAGGGAAGAGATTGCGAGAGCTTTTATAGCAAAAAGTGTTTATAATCTCCAAACAACACGAGACCTTATAGATAGACTTCATATTGACAGAACGCTACGAGTATTGTGTGGATGGAGATATACAAATGATATTCCAAGTGAATCGAAATTTAGTAGAGTATTCAAAGAATTAAGTGATTTAAATATAGCTCAGAAGACTCATGAACAGTTTGTCAAAGAGTATCTAAGTCAAAAGACATTTTTTTATAATGCAACAGATGCCACAAAAATACCACTCAGAGAAAAAGCTGTAAAAAAAGAGAAAGTAAAAAAGGTCAAGAGAAAAGCTGGTCGTCCTAAAAAAGGCGAAGCAAGAGAAGCAATAAAACCAAAGATATTAGAACAACAAAAAGAAATGCAAACAGTAGAAGAGATGCTATGTTTAGTCTCTACAGAGTGCGGAGTTGGTATAAAACAAAATTCCAAAGGCAATAAAGAAGTATGGATAGGCGGTAAACTGCATATTAGTGCAGTAGATGGAGATATACCAATAATAGCATTTTATTCAGGTGCTAATGTACATGACTCATCAGTATCACTCCCTTTGATACAAGAAACAAGCAAAAGAGTGAACTATCTTTATGACTTACAAGATGCAGGATATGATGCAGATATTATTAGAGAGTTTTCAACTGCATTAGGACATCGTCCAATCATAGACATCAATCCTAAAAACTCGAAAGAACTCAAAGTAAAAATAGAAGTTCAAAAAGATGAACAAAAGAAGTTTGAAATGTTAAGCCTTGTTCAAAGTTCTGATACACATCACTATAACCAAAGAAGTATGGTTGAGCGAGTAAATAAATACCTCAAAGAAGATTTCGGGTGTAATACAATTTACTATCAAGGAGCTACAAAAGTAGCTTCCGTCCTAGCATTTGGAATACTTTCAGTTTGTATTCATCAGAGTTTGAAACTGGTGACATGA
- a CDS encoding IS5 family transposase, whose amino-acid sequence MAGLFDYEFQLEKINKHQPPLQKLNKIIDWEMFRETIESALEKEDRKSNAGRKPYDKLLMFKILILQRYYNLSDEQTEFQIKDRLSFLDFLGLQIGDDVPDEKTIWLFKEQLKEKGLSKKLFELFTSKLISNGIVAKEGTIVDASFVNVPKQRNTRDENKQIKEDKMPQSFEDNPNKKAQKDCDARWTTKGGQREYGYKDHVASDQKTKIITKYEVTPASTHDSQVVKDLIDGDDNTLYADSAYKSEETEQYLESKNVKSKVIKRAYRNKPLTNAQHKENYKHSKTRVRVEHIFGTLTTQMHNALNLLSIGIDRIKSTIGLTNLTYNLVRYEQMVRLQKVKLI is encoded by the coding sequence ATGGCAGGACTATTTGACTACGAATTTCAATTGGAAAAAATCAATAAACATCAACCACCGCTACAAAAACTAAACAAGATTATTGATTGGGAGATGTTTAGAGAAACAATTGAATCAGCTTTAGAAAAAGAGGATAGAAAGTCAAATGCAGGAAGAAAGCCATACGATAAATTGCTAATGTTTAAAATTTTAATACTTCAACGATATTATAATCTTTCAGATGAACAAACAGAATTTCAGATCAAAGATAGATTATCATTTTTAGATTTTTTAGGATTGCAAATCGGTGATGATGTACCAGATGAAAAGACTATATGGTTGTTTAAAGAGCAACTAAAAGAGAAAGGTTTATCCAAAAAATTATTTGAACTATTTACCTCTAAACTTATCTCAAATGGAATAGTTGCCAAAGAGGGGACAATCGTTGATGCTTCATTTGTAAATGTACCCAAACAAAGAAATACAAGAGATGAAAATAAACAAATCAAAGAGGATAAAATGCCACAAAGCTTTGAAGACAATCCAAATAAAAAAGCTCAAAAAGATTGTGATGCAAGATGGACAACAAAAGGAGGTCAAAGAGAATATGGATATAAAGATCATGTAGCCTCAGATCAGAAAACTAAAATTATCACTAAATATGAAGTGACGCCAGCTTCAACCCATGATTCACAAGTGGTTAAAGATTTGATAGATGGAGATGATAATACCCTCTATGCTGATAGTGCTTATAAATCTGAAGAGACTGAGCAATATCTCGAAAGTAAAAATGTGAAATCAAAAGTTATCAAAAGAGCCTACAGAAACAAACCCTTAACCAATGCCCAGCATAAAGAAAATTATAAACACTCTAAAACAAGAGTAAGAGTTGAACATATATTTGGAACACTTACAACTCAAATGCATAATGCACTTAATCTTCTCTCAATTGGAATAGATAGGATAAAGTCCACAAT